In the genome of Balneola sp., one region contains:
- a CDS encoding RNA polymerase sigma factor, with amino-acid sequence MDSTTDKALMMKVKNGDLDKLGLLFERYNRPLYSFFYRKTFEPQLSEDLVQSVFERMLKYRTTYSGSGAFTTWMFSIARNAHIDHFRKEKRRQEDEILDEERIEGEAPDGYHELDERNRRKLLLEKALEQLDDEKKEVVILSRYEGLRYHEIAEIQGVSESAVKVRMFRAMKELKQIVTTLSEAFSNE; translated from the coding sequence TTGGATTCGACGACGGATAAAGCTTTAATGATGAAGGTAAAGAATGGTGATCTGGATAAACTAGGTCTACTGTTTGAGCGATATAATCGCCCTTTATATAGCTTTTTTTATCGCAAGACTTTTGAGCCCCAGTTAAGCGAGGATCTTGTTCAATCGGTATTTGAGCGTATGCTTAAATATCGGACAACGTACTCCGGTTCGGGTGCCTTCACCACCTGGATGTTCAGCATAGCGCGAAATGCGCACATCGACCATTTCCGTAAGGAAAAAAGGCGGCAGGAAGATGAGATACTTGACGAAGAACGAATCGAAGGTGAAGCGCCCGACGGGTACCATGAATTGGACGAGAGAAACAGACGAAAACTGTTACTGGAAAAAGCACTTGAGCAATTGGATGATGAAAAAAAAGAAGTGGTGATTTTGAGCCGATATGAAGGATTGAGATACCACGAAATTGCTGAGATACAGGGAGTATCGGAAAGTGCCGTTAAAGTAAGAATGTTTAGGGCTATGAAAGAATTAAAACAGATTGTAACCACACTTAGTGAGGCATTTAGCAATGAATGA